The proteins below come from a single uncultured Dethiosulfovibrio sp. genomic window:
- the ffh gene encoding signal recognition particle protein has translation MFDALKSRLGGVFAKLRGKGKLTEEDVQEALREVRRALLEADVNYKVVKDLVENIRVRAVEKSVLESITPGQQVIGVVYEELMKLMGKDPKPISISSKPPTIVMMVGLQGGGKTTSTVKIAKKLSRGHRPLVVACDLRRPAAVDQLRVLAEAAEVGFLGPEPGDTDVMAVVKRAKDYAKDRLLDVIIFDTAGRLAVDQEMMAELDGMKEYLSPHEILLVVDAMSGQEAVTVSEAFHERLGLTGVVLTKVDGDARGGAALAVLASTGVPIKYAGVGEAIDAIEVFDARRMAERIMGMGDVAGLVEKIQQATTEEDVKRISSSVKKNKLDFNDLLAQFEQIEKMGPLEKVIEMIPGADKIKELKDGELDPSRMARMRAIIQSMTSDERRNPAIIKGSRRRRIAQGSGTTIQMVNQLLKQQTQMNDLWKKMGKGAGRKRFQMPKFKGFSGFFN, from the coding sequence TTGTTTGATGCCCTGAAAAGCCGTCTCGGAGGGGTTTTCGCCAAGCTGAGAGGTAAGGGGAAGCTTACCGAGGAAGACGTTCAAGAAGCTCTTAGAGAGGTAAGAAGAGCCCTTCTGGAAGCGGATGTAAACTACAAGGTCGTAAAGGATCTGGTGGAGAACATAAGGGTTCGGGCCGTTGAGAAGTCGGTCCTTGAATCTATAACCCCTGGACAGCAGGTCATAGGCGTCGTTTATGAAGAGCTCATGAAGCTTATGGGCAAAGATCCTAAGCCTATATCCATTTCCTCCAAGCCTCCGACTATCGTCATGATGGTAGGATTGCAAGGTGGAGGTAAGACGACCAGCACGGTAAAGATAGCTAAAAAACTCTCCCGAGGGCACAGGCCGCTGGTGGTTGCCTGCGACCTTCGTCGTCCTGCGGCGGTAGATCAGCTCAGGGTTCTCGCTGAAGCGGCAGAAGTTGGCTTCCTCGGTCCTGAGCCCGGAGATACCGATGTCATGGCGGTGGTCAAGAGAGCCAAAGACTACGCAAAAGACAGGCTTCTGGACGTTATTATCTTCGATACCGCAGGAAGGCTTGCGGTAGATCAAGAGATGATGGCCGAACTGGATGGTATGAAGGAATACCTGTCTCCCCACGAAATACTTTTAGTCGTCGACGCTATGAGTGGTCAGGAAGCGGTAACGGTCTCCGAGGCCTTCCATGAAAGGTTGGGACTTACAGGTGTCGTCCTTACCAAAGTAGACGGAGATGCCAGAGGCGGTGCTGCTTTGGCCGTGCTCGCCTCTACCGGGGTTCCAATAAAGTACGCCGGAGTAGGTGAAGCCATAGACGCTATCGAGGTCTTCGATGCCCGACGGATGGCTGAGAGAATAATGGGAATGGGCGACGTCGCCGGTCTCGTTGAAAAGATTCAGCAGGCGACGACGGAAGAGGACGTAAAGCGTATATCCTCCTCCGTAAAAAAGAACAAGCTTGACTTTAACGATTTGCTGGCCCAGTTTGAGCAGATAGAGAAAATGGGGCCTCTTGAAAAGGTAATAGAGATGATTCCCGGCGCTGATAAGATAAAAGAGCTAAAAGACGGGGAGCTAGATCCCTCCAGAATGGCTAGAATGAGGGCCATAATTCAGTCTATGACCTCCGATGAGCGTAGAAACCCGGCGATAATAAAGGGGAGTCGGCGACGTCGTATAGCTCAGGGCTCCGGCACGACCATTCAGATGGTCAACCAACTTTTGAAACAGCAGACCCAGATGAACGATCTATGGAAAAAAATGGGCAAAGGAGCCGGCCGTAAGAGGTTCCAGATGCCTAAGTTCAAGGGGTTCAGCGGTTTCTTCAACTGA
- the rpsP gene encoding 30S ribosomal protein S16 — protein MAVRIRLARHGRKKAPFYRLVVADSRSPRDGRYIEQLGTYNPMTDPSEINVDIEKALAWLSKGALPSDTAKGLLKKAGVWEKFVETKGKAE, from the coding sequence ATGGCAGTAAGAATTCGTCTCGCCCGTCATGGGCGGAAAAAGGCTCCTTTCTATCGTCTTGTTGTGGCGGACTCGAGAAGTCCAAGGGATGGTCGTTACATAGAGCAGCTGGGTACCTACAATCCTATGACCGATCCATCGGAGATCAACGTCGACATTGAAAAAGCTCTGGCTTGGCTTTCCAAAGGTGCCCTTCCTTCCGACACCGCTAAAGGCCTTCTCAAAAAGGCTGGCGTATGGGAGAAGTTCGTAGAGACAAAGGGTAAGGCTGAGTAA
- a CDS encoding C69 family dipeptidase, which translates to MSEKSVIRKAGIVAGAFALSAMLVGSALACTSLMVGKKATVDGSTIVSHTVDGWYDHRMQIVPGQKWEEGAMVPVYKNLCYQTMPTKPLNKVGEIPQVSETYTYFNTGYPSMNEHKLMMAEATWGGREESYCDSGWMTIEMLQVFALQRAKTARDAIAVMGALAEKYGYGDVGEGLWIADGNEVWLFEITGPGPLWNSELGIPGAVWAAARIPDDHVSVIANRSRIGKLDLKDKNNYMASSNVISFAKDMGWWKEGEEFLFNKAYMPADDYNYAPICSRREWRALSLLAPSLNLSPTASQYPLSVKPDNKVSAQDIMAINRDHYQGTPYDLSKTKAGGPFESPVFYRANKDQRPEGTKNVYWERNISIFRCSYSHVAQTWADLPDSVGGIMWFGLDQPVTTVYVPVFAGVTKVPSSWSDGYRHKMDRNSAFWAFNFVSNWATLKWNYMIKDIAAEQSRFENQFFAEMPAIKATALEMHKKDPASAVEFLTNYSYNNMLAVEKAWWNLGDILVGKYCDGYVMTDEGAQESAGYPTWWLEDVEYGKTSNPSDPK; encoded by the coding sequence ATGAGCGAGAAAAGCGTTATCAGAAAAGCCGGCATAGTGGCAGGGGCCTTTGCTCTATCCGCTATGTTGGTCGGGTCAGCTTTAGCCTGTACTTCTCTCATGGTGGGGAAAAAGGCGACCGTCGACGGCTCTACCATCGTCAGTCACACCGTCGATGGATGGTACGATCACAGAATGCAGATAGTCCCTGGCCAGAAATGGGAAGAAGGGGCAATGGTCCCGGTCTACAAGAACCTGTGCTATCAGACTATGCCTACAAAACCCTTAAACAAGGTTGGGGAGATCCCTCAGGTATCCGAGACCTACACCTACTTCAACACTGGCTATCCGTCCATGAACGAGCATAAGCTCATGATGGCCGAAGCCACTTGGGGTGGGAGAGAGGAATCCTACTGCGACAGTGGCTGGATGACCATAGAGATGCTCCAGGTCTTCGCCCTTCAGAGGGCCAAGACCGCCAGGGACGCTATCGCCGTCATGGGGGCCCTCGCCGAGAAGTACGGATACGGTGACGTCGGAGAGGGACTCTGGATTGCCGACGGTAACGAGGTATGGCTCTTCGAGATCACCGGACCTGGACCTCTTTGGAACTCGGAGCTTGGAATACCCGGTGCTGTCTGGGCCGCCGCCAGGATCCCCGACGATCACGTCAGTGTCATTGCCAACCGTTCGAGGATAGGCAAACTCGACCTCAAGGACAAGAATAACTACATGGCTTCCTCCAACGTCATATCCTTTGCCAAGGATATGGGATGGTGGAAGGAAGGGGAGGAATTCCTCTTCAACAAGGCCTATATGCCCGCAGATGACTACAATTACGCCCCTATCTGTAGCCGCAGAGAGTGGAGAGCTCTGAGCCTTCTGGCCCCGTCCCTTAACCTGAGCCCCACCGCTTCTCAGTATCCTCTTTCGGTTAAGCCCGATAATAAGGTTTCCGCTCAGGATATTATGGCTATCAACAGGGATCACTATCAGGGAACCCCTTACGATCTGTCCAAAACCAAAGCTGGTGGTCCTTTCGAGTCACCGGTTTTCTACAGAGCCAACAAGGATCAGCGTCCTGAGGGAACTAAAAACGTCTACTGGGAGAGGAACATCAGTATCTTCCGCTGCTCCTACAGCCACGTAGCTCAGACCTGGGCGGACCTTCCCGACTCGGTCGGTGGAATTATGTGGTTTGGGCTGGATCAGCCTGTGACCACCGTCTACGTTCCTGTTTTCGCCGGAGTGACAAAGGTCCCAAGCAGCTGGTCCGACGGTTATCGCCACAAGATGGACAGAAACAGCGCCTTCTGGGCTTTTAATTTCGTCAGCAACTGGGCGACTCTCAAGTGGAACTACATGATCAAGGATATCGCCGCTGAACAGAGCCGCTTTGAGAATCAGTTCTTCGCAGAGATGCCAGCCATAAAGGCGACTGCCCTTGAGATGCACAAAAAAGACCCCGCCAGTGCCGTAGAGTTCCTCACCAACTACAGCTACAACAACATGCTGGCCGTTGAAAAAGCCTGGTGGAACCTTGGCGACATCCTCGTCGGCAAGTACTGCGACGGATACGTCATGACCGACGAAGGAGCTCAGGAGTCCGCAGGCTATCCGACTTGGTGGCTTGAGGATGTGGAGTACGGTAAGACTTCTAACCCTTCCGACCCTAAATAA
- the rimM gene encoding ribosome maturation factor RimM (Essential for efficient processing of 16S rRNA): MASEDLVDIGRVVAPHGVKGEFRISPLTDFPERFRSMETLRLYDDSGNFRMELPISSVRIRPDKGDVLIRSERASDRDFAESLKGLLVKVHLDERFSLSEDEYWIDDLIGMAVVDRASGNSLGEICDVLVTGGSDVYAIRRPDGRTFMVPAVADYVFSVNIDTSVMVVQGVQELMEL, encoded by the coding sequence GTGGCCAGTGAAGATCTGGTCGATATAGGTAGAGTCGTCGCTCCCCACGGTGTCAAGGGAGAGTTTCGTATATCTCCCCTTACCGATTTCCCCGAACGCTTTCGTTCCATGGAGACCTTGCGTCTTTACGACGATAGTGGAAACTTCAGGATGGAGCTTCCGATTTCCTCCGTTAGAATCAGACCTGATAAAGGGGACGTCTTAATTAGATCGGAGCGAGCATCGGACAGGGATTTTGCCGAGTCTCTAAAGGGACTGCTTGTAAAGGTCCATCTAGACGAGAGATTTTCTCTCTCCGAGGACGAGTACTGGATCGACGATCTAATAGGCATGGCCGTCGTCGACCGGGCATCAGGGAACTCTCTAGGAGAGATCTGTGACGTTTTGGTGACCGGCGGATCGGATGTTTACGCTATCAGACGGCCCGATGGCCGAACTTTTATGGTACCAGCTGTGGCGGATTACGTTTTTTCCGTGAACATAGATACCTCGGTGATGGTGGTACAGGGAGTTCAGGAGCTAATGGAGCTGTGA
- a CDS encoding KH domain-containing protein translates to MADYGALVEYVARSLVSKPEDVRVSSSEAGDGTVKVLIDVDQSDIGRMIGRRGATINAIRQVVRAAAVKSGDRVDVDVLEDREG, encoded by the coding sequence ATGGCCGATTACGGCGCACTGGTCGAATACGTCGCTCGTTCGCTGGTATCAAAACCGGAGGATGTTCGGGTGTCGTCGAGTGAGGCCGGTGACGGAACGGTAAAGGTGCTGATCGACGTCGATCAGTCCGATATCGGGAGAATGATCGGACGAAGAGGGGCGACTATAAACGCTATCCGGCAGGTTGTCAGGGCAGCTGCCGTCAAGTCTGGAGACAGGGTTGACGTAGATGTCCTGGAGGATCGGGAGGGGTAA
- a CDS encoding 5'-nucleotidase C-terminal domain-containing protein gives MSKRNGVIRVLAVLFLILLSACPLWAKDGVVNIVGFNDMHGKIFSYEATVKVDGEKVKEDVGGIARMAAAIREIKAEDPGNTVVVQMGDTVEGPLFFFFHGKAELAGINAIPVDLGIPGNHEFDLGADVFGEFIKSASFPIICANLETTRDDLRLQPTWTKTLENGLKVGFFGLLCTELDSLTSPGPDVKAGQDLVAVSKKMVEDLKADGCDVIIALTHIGIEADRLVAQSVKGIHAILGGHSHTVMSAPEIVEGPDGWKTMIGQAGSMARYIGAMRLEIRDGLVDQANSSWKLIEMRQSVAKAQDVEAAIEPFGEELKKNLSKKVGTMPNNVDATRDVVRGQESALGNYLADGLRWKAGTDVAFVNGGGIRGDKIIPAGDVSYNTIMDVFPWGNTLQTFVLTGKELKEVMEVSGSALIGEGDKYEANDRAPSGAFLQISGMKVVFDLSKEPALIDNDSKLTRPGSRVVSLEVKKGDEWKTVVDDEEYTVAVYSWTGSGGDKFYTFGSKKGQDFYVSDSDVFAETVRHTNGVVDPVVDGRITIKR, from the coding sequence GTGAGCAAAAGGAACGGTGTTATTCGTGTTTTAGCTGTTTTGTTTTTGATTCTCCTTTCAGCGTGTCCCCTATGGGCGAAAGACGGTGTCGTCAATATCGTTGGTTTCAACGACATGCACGGCAAGATATTCTCCTACGAGGCTACGGTAAAGGTCGACGGTGAAAAGGTCAAGGAGGATGTGGGTGGTATCGCTCGAATGGCTGCCGCTATCCGGGAGATAAAGGCCGAGGATCCCGGCAACACCGTAGTAGTCCAGATGGGCGATACTGTGGAGGGGCCCCTCTTTTTCTTCTTTCACGGTAAGGCTGAGCTAGCGGGTATAAACGCTATACCTGTCGACCTAGGGATACCGGGCAACCACGAGTTTGACCTCGGAGCGGACGTGTTCGGAGAGTTTATAAAATCCGCTTCTTTCCCGATCATCTGTGCTAACCTGGAGACTACCAGAGATGACTTGAGACTTCAACCTACCTGGACTAAAACCCTCGAAAATGGGCTTAAAGTCGGTTTCTTCGGTCTTCTCTGCACCGAGTTGGATTCCCTCACGAGCCCAGGTCCTGACGTCAAAGCGGGACAGGACCTGGTTGCCGTCTCCAAAAAAATGGTGGAGGACCTCAAGGCCGACGGCTGCGACGTCATAATAGCCCTTACCCACATAGGTATAGAGGCGGATAGGCTGGTCGCTCAATCGGTAAAGGGAATACACGCCATACTGGGAGGCCACAGTCACACCGTCATGAGCGCTCCAGAGATAGTCGAGGGGCCTGACGGGTGGAAAACCATGATAGGTCAGGCTGGATCCATGGCTCGTTATATAGGGGCCATGAGGCTGGAGATTAGGGACGGTTTAGTCGACCAGGCTAATAGCTCCTGGAAGCTCATAGAGATGCGCCAGTCCGTAGCCAAGGCTCAGGACGTTGAGGCCGCTATCGAGCCCTTCGGCGAGGAACTCAAGAAAAACTTAAGCAAAAAGGTCGGCACCATGCCTAACAACGTCGACGCCACAAGGGACGTTGTCCGAGGGCAGGAATCTGCCCTCGGCAACTACCTCGCCGACGGACTTCGCTGGAAAGCTGGGACCGACGTGGCCTTCGTTAACGGCGGTGGCATCAGAGGGGACAAGATAATCCCCGCAGGAGACGTTTCCTACAACACCATCATGGACGTATTCCCATGGGGTAATACCCTTCAGACCTTTGTCCTCACCGGCAAAGAGCTGAAAGAGGTCATGGAGGTCTCCGGTTCAGCTCTTATCGGAGAAGGCGACAAATACGAGGCAAACGACAGAGCTCCAAGCGGAGCGTTCCTCCAGATCTCCGGTATGAAGGTCGTGTTCGACCTCTCGAAAGAGCCTGCCCTGATAGACAACGACTCCAAGCTCACCAGGCCTGGTTCCAGGGTGGTGTCATTGGAGGTCAAAAAAGGCGACGAGTGGAAGACCGTGGTTGACGATGAGGAATACACCGTCGCCGTCTACTCCTGGACCGGAAGCGGCGGAGATAAGTTCTACACCTTTGGCTCCAAAAAAGGACAGGACTTCTACGTATCCGACTCCGATGTTTTCGCCGAGACGGTAAGGCACACCAACGGAGTAGTCGACCCTGTTGTCGACGGAAGGATCACCATAAAACGCTAA
- the rplS gene encoding 50S ribosomal protein L19 — protein MDPRIRLIEQKFIKRDGSAFRAGDSVKVHVRVKEGARERIQMFEGVVIAKKHGGLSETFTVRKISGGIGVERIFPLHCPSVEKIEVLRHGRVRRAKLYYLRDRSGKSARIRERRR, from the coding sequence ATGGATCCCAGGATCAGACTTATTGAGCAAAAATTCATAAAACGTGACGGATCTGCGTTCCGCGCAGGAGATTCGGTGAAAGTTCACGTTAGGGTAAAAGAGGGCGCTAGAGAGAGAATCCAGATGTTCGAAGGTGTGGTTATCGCCAAGAAGCACGGCGGTCTCAGTGAGACTTTCACCGTGAGAAAGATCTCCGGCGGTATAGGCGTGGAGAGGATTTTCCCCCTTCACTGCCCTTCAGTAGAGAAAATAGAGGTCCTTCGTCACGGAAGGGTCCGCAGGGCTAAACTCTATTACCTCAGAGACAGAAGCGGTAAATCCGCTCGTATCAGAGAGCGTCGTCGTTAA
- the trmD gene encoding tRNA (guanosine(37)-N1)-methyltransferase TrmD, producing MKITVLTAFPEFFRSFLETSIVGKAVERGLLEVSVVDLRGYGEGDYRRIDDYSFGGNGGMVLMAEPLTKALEDLKDPSYVVYPSPQGVTLTQEIVESISTKDHLVIVCGHYEGVDERFVGSKVDMELSIGDYVLTGGELPAMVVIDSVSRLIPGVVGKGRAVVEDSFYRGMLDNPHFTRPAEWRDMKVPPVLLSGNDKEIELWRRRESVSRTLTRRPDLMARASLRDYLEKGYYVLWSPPDKIDPSALRTIVDGCVSYGVSKLLIPVVDGLRRDSLRALVSDLKVDSTVKLFPSYQRGLEWIAKKEKATPFSVSLGKGEGEASLSWIEVKMEFLSRRCPGVFVFGDFVEGDVVMRPVAGDDRDRSALPVQNAVSVVLDRFFGWR from the coding sequence GTGAAGATAACCGTCCTCACCGCTTTTCCTGAGTTTTTTCGCTCCTTTCTTGAGACTAGCATAGTAGGTAAAGCCGTCGAGAGAGGTCTTCTAGAGGTCTCTGTCGTCGATTTAAGGGGATACGGAGAGGGCGACTACCGTCGTATCGATGACTATTCCTTCGGCGGAAACGGTGGAATGGTTCTTATGGCGGAGCCCTTAACCAAGGCCCTGGAGGATCTTAAAGATCCCTCCTACGTCGTCTATCCCAGTCCTCAAGGTGTCACGTTGACCCAGGAGATCGTTGAGTCCATCTCGACTAAGGATCACCTAGTCATAGTTTGTGGCCATTACGAAGGTGTCGACGAGCGTTTTGTGGGTTCTAAAGTCGATATGGAGCTTTCCATTGGAGACTACGTTCTCACAGGGGGAGAGCTACCGGCAATGGTGGTGATCGACTCGGTCTCCAGGCTTATTCCTGGTGTCGTAGGGAAAGGTCGGGCGGTCGTGGAGGACTCCTTTTATCGAGGTATGCTCGATAATCCCCACTTTACCAGACCTGCTGAGTGGAGAGATATGAAGGTGCCGCCGGTGCTCTTATCGGGAAACGATAAGGAGATAGAGCTATGGCGTCGGAGGGAGTCGGTTTCTCGAACTCTCACCCGCAGACCTGACCTAATGGCTAGGGCTAGCCTGAGGGATTATCTTGAAAAGGGGTATTATGTCCTGTGGTCCCCTCCCGATAAGATAGATCCTTCGGCTTTGAGAACCATAGTCGACGGTTGCGTCTCCTATGGCGTCTCTAAGCTTTTGATACCTGTCGTCGATGGGCTCAGGAGGGACTCTCTGAGAGCCCTTGTCTCCGACTTGAAGGTAGATTCCACGGTTAAGCTGTTTCCCTCCTACCAGAGGGGGCTTGAGTGGATCGCCAAAAAGGAAAAAGCAACCCCTTTCTCCGTGTCTTTGGGAAAAGGGGAGGGGGAGGCTAGTCTCTCCTGGATTGAGGTTAAAATGGAATTTCTCTCAAGACGATGTCCCGGTGTGTTTGTCTTCGGGGATTTCGTCGAGGGAGATGTGGTTATGCGTCCTGTCGCGGGAGATGATCGAGATCGATCCGCTCTTCCGGTACAGAACGCCGTTTCGGTCGTTTTAGATCGCTTCTTTGGATGGCGATAA
- a CDS encoding DUF5698 domain-containing protein, whose translation MLLIFCARVTDVSLGTFRILQLVRGRRIAAALIGFFEVMLYMVVLGHILGGGRVLRPLELIAYCLGYATGNYVGSYLEDRLMKGYTLVEAMAPCDEHSLEVIKKLREGGFGTTVVKGEGKTGPRYVIKIICNRKDIPEINRILDNIAFVSVFDVKSCFGGYFRMKRR comes from the coding sequence ATGTTATTGATATTTTGTGCCAGAGTTACAGACGTTAGCCTCGGAACATTTAGGATCCTCCAACTCGTAAGAGGGCGGCGAATAGCCGCTGCGCTGATAGGATTTTTCGAGGTAATGCTTTATATGGTCGTCCTAGGACACATACTGGGAGGCGGCAGGGTTTTAAGGCCATTAGAACTCATCGCCTACTGTCTCGGATACGCCACGGGAAACTACGTAGGGTCCTATCTGGAAGACCGTCTTATGAAAGGCTATACCTTGGTAGAGGCCATGGCACCCTGCGATGAACACAGCTTAGAGGTGATAAAGAAACTGAGGGAAGGCGGATTCGGGACCACGGTGGTAAAGGGGGAGGGGAAAACAGGACCTAGATACGTTATAAAGATCATATGCAACAGAAAAGATATCCCCGAGATAAACAGGATACTGGATAATATCGCCTTTGTCTCCGTATTTGACGTCAAAAGCTGCTTCGGAGGATACTTCAGGATGAAAAGAAGATAG
- a CDS encoding EFR1 family ferrodoxin (N-terminal region resembles flavodoxins. C-terminal ferrodoxin region binds two 4Fe-4S clusters.), whose product MNSLYVYSGTGNTLHIADRIAQELNDCRIINMSTVMGKKVKAEGERVGIIYPVHAFGMPGVVSRFMSNFEVDRSSWVFLVVNSAGMPLGTEAQCQSILGKKGIELKASFALKMPGNYPPLKNPPSGEKLKKILTKGDSKLDKVVESIKNKRQSRPSTLFRWVSERINPRAIKEACKGDRVFYTTDSCNSCGVCQAVCPVENIVLDKSGHPRWLGKCTGCLSCFHWCPTEAIQYNRTSSLRRNRYHHPDVSLDRYLKWCKTKQED is encoded by the coding sequence ATGAACAGCCTATACGTTTACTCGGGAACGGGAAACACCCTTCACATAGCCGATCGAATAGCCCAAGAGCTGAATGATTGCCGAATAATTAACATGTCGACCGTCATGGGAAAGAAAGTAAAGGCGGAAGGGGAGAGGGTCGGCATTATCTATCCTGTCCACGCCTTCGGTATGCCTGGAGTAGTGAGTCGATTTATGTCGAATTTCGAGGTCGACCGATCGTCCTGGGTATTCCTCGTCGTAAATAGCGCAGGTATGCCTCTAGGAACCGAGGCTCAGTGTCAGTCGATTTTAGGTAAAAAGGGCATAGAGCTAAAGGCGTCTTTTGCCCTAAAAATGCCCGGTAACTATCCCCCTCTGAAAAACCCCCCTTCAGGGGAGAAACTGAAAAAAATACTGACAAAAGGGGATTCAAAGCTGGATAAGGTCGTCGAATCCATAAAAAACAAACGCCAATCCAGACCGTCTACCCTGTTCAGATGGGTTTCTGAGAGGATAAACCCTAGAGCTATAAAAGAGGCCTGTAAGGGAGATCGGGTATTCTATACAACCGATAGCTGCAACAGCTGTGGTGTATGCCAGGCGGTTTGTCCTGTAGAAAACATCGTACTGGACAAGTCAGGTCATCCCAGATGGCTGGGGAAATGCACCGGCTGCCTGTCCTGCTTTCACTGGTGTCCCACTGAGGCGATACAGTACAATAGGACGTCCTCTCTGAGGCGGAACAGATACCATCACCCTGACGTATCGCTAGATAGATACCTTAAGTGGTGCAAAACCAAACAGGAGGACTAA
- a CDS encoding queuosine precursor transporter: protein MSNEFLWFLMMATNFLFIMAIYRLWGKQGLLCWIPVSVILANIQVVKLVSLFGITATLGNIVYASAFLVTDILSENHGKEDAKQAVYIGFFSLIATTVIMNLALQFTAHPDDFAQGAMETIFKIMPRLAIASLIAYGLSQTHDVWAFHWWREKTNGKHLWLRNNLSTLVSQALDSVVFTFVAFYGTLPLGVLWEIFISTYVLKFIVAACDTPFVYLARRIKETPKVTSQKVN, encoded by the coding sequence ATGAGCAACGAGTTTCTTTGGTTTTTGATGATGGCTACAAACTTCCTGTTTATAATGGCGATATACAGGCTATGGGGCAAGCAGGGCCTTCTGTGTTGGATACCGGTTTCGGTGATACTGGCGAACATACAGGTGGTAAAACTGGTATCCCTGTTCGGGATAACCGCCACGCTGGGGAATATAGTCTACGCCTCGGCATTCCTGGTGACCGACATCCTTTCGGAAAATCACGGGAAAGAGGACGCAAAGCAGGCGGTGTATATAGGTTTTTTCTCCCTTATAGCCACTACGGTGATAATGAATCTAGCCCTTCAGTTCACCGCCCATCCAGACGACTTTGCCCAAGGTGCTATGGAGACTATATTTAAGATAATGCCAAGGCTCGCTATAGCCTCCCTAATAGCATACGGCCTCTCCCAAACGCACGATGTATGGGCATTCCACTGGTGGAGGGAAAAAACCAACGGGAAACACCTGTGGTTGAGGAATAATCTCTCTACTTTGGTATCCCAGGCACTGGACAGCGTGGTATTCACCTTTGTGGCGTTTTATGGAACCCTTCCGCTGGGAGTGCTTTGGGAGATATTCATATCCACATACGTGTTAAAGTTCATCGTAGCGGCATGCGACACGCCTTTCGTCTATCTGGCGAGAAGGATCAAAGAAACACCTAAAGTCACATCGCAAAAGGTCAATTAA
- a CDS encoding peptidylprolyl isomerase encodes MRKLLVALMTITAIFMPSWSVAEQGKNEIEERGDMVMVKLETNMGNIVLELDSEKAPQTTENFIAYVKDGFYDGTIFHRVIEGFMIQGGGFDDQMNQKDTKEPVENEADNGLKNENYTVAMARTQDPHSATAQFFINVKDNDFLNHTAPTTRGWGYAVFGKVVEGTEVVDAIKAVKTGNVGFHQDVPLEPVIIIKATVE; translated from the coding sequence TTGAGGAAACTTTTGGTAGCCCTTATGACGATAACGGCCATTTTTATGCCTAGTTGGAGCGTCGCTGAACAAGGCAAAAACGAGATAGAGGAAAGAGGAGATATGGTTATGGTTAAATTAGAGACAAACATGGGAAACATAGTTCTGGAGCTGGACTCGGAGAAAGCACCCCAAACCACGGAAAATTTTATCGCCTACGTGAAGGATGGCTTCTACGACGGTACTATCTTCCACAGGGTTATCGAAGGATTTATGATACAGGGCGGCGGTTTTGACGATCAGATGAATCAAAAAGACACCAAAGAGCCTGTGGAGAACGAGGCGGATAACGGCCTGAAGAACGAGAATTACACCGTTGCGATGGCCAGAACCCAGGACCCTCACTCGGCGACAGCCCAGTTCTTTATCAACGTTAAGGATAACGATTTCCTCAACCACACCGCTCCTACGACAAGAGGATGGGGCTATGCGGTTTTCGGAAAGGTCGTTGAGGGAACCGAGGTAGTAGACGCCATAAAGGCCGTCAAAACGGGAAACGTAGGTTTCCATCAGGACGTTCCTCTTGAACCGGTAATCATAATAAAGGCTACGGTAGAGTAA